From the Vulpes vulpes isolate BD-2025 chromosome 15, VulVul3, whole genome shotgun sequence genome, the window TGTGTGCGCGGGTATATGGCCGGGAAGAGTCGAGGGGCTTTGgtaaaaggcaggaaacaaaccAGTGCCCTAGATTGGTGGGTTCGCTTGAAAAAGTTCTGGGGCCTTCAACTCCTCGCCCTACTAAGGGGTGCCTGGGACTGCAATGCCGTAGCTGGGAACTCTGGGCCGAGCACCCCCTTCTGCAGCCGTCTAAGGGGCTGTGGCTCTCGGCCTCCCTCACCTTAGCGCCCGGCGCGCACCGCCCCACGAGGCGCCCAGCTTCCTACCCTCCCAGGCCCTATCCCCAATACTTGTTCAAGTAGCTGCAGGCGGGGGAAAAGGCCAAGCCCCAGATTAGGAGCAGGTCAACTTTAATTCGAGGGTCGAGCCCCTGTATTCCTGGCTGGGGGGGAAAACAAACACCCATATTTATCTCCGCTTCCAATTCGCCTCCAGGctcagggatggggaggaggcgAAGAGCACAGGCTGGGCCAGAGGAACAGATCGGGTGTCCctgccttttcctcctctttcatgTACAGCTCcgagggaaggggggggggggggggtgagggtcTGCAGGAGGGTGAGTGGGTCAAGAAGGTTGGACCTGCTTGGCGAAGACCGCGATGTCCTCGTTGAAGGAGTCGGAGGAGCAGACGTCTCCGCCGGCCACTCCGGGTTCCCGGGGAGTGCAGGTCGCCAGCTCGCACTTCTCAAAGACCAGAGCTAACAGAGGAAACAACGGGTGCCTAACGGGCAGCGCCacgcagagacacacacacggagaCGGGGTGCAGAGGGGAAGGAGCAAGAACTGTAATCAACAAGTTTGGAGGGTTCGGATTCCTTCTTTAATAAAACAGGCACGCACCACACTTTACAACCCTTCCTTAGCCAGCCGAGCCTGGgccagaaacagaaaggaaaaacgGCCTGGCCCTCCCCCCCCGAGCTCAGGAGCCCCTCAGATGGAGACGGAGAAGCCCCTGGCCACTTCAGCCCGCCAAGTAAGAAAAGCCTCCGTTGGAGGTAATGAAACATCCAAGCAGCTTAGGCGGTCTGGGGCTCGGGCTGATCCAGACCCAATCCCCACACTACGGAGGCCGCCGAACCAACCCCCTCATCCCCAGCCCTGACCTCTCGAGAAAGGAAcactttgtgaaaaaaaaaaaaaatttttttttttaagaattgcttTAACTCTGCAAATTAATGGTTATTTCGAAGGAGGCCGAAGGCTTCACCTATATATACACCCGAAGTGTTATTTCCTACATCTAAATCGGAGAGAGTGCTCTTCCAACCTCTTCACCCTCTTGCCTTACAAACTTGTTTGCTCTACTTCTAGTAAAACCcttgtgtgtatgggggggggggggacacacacaaaataataggAATGTGAGACGCGGAGGAGCTTCCTTCCAAAGACCACATTTCTCCAGcaggcaaaaataaatacattgagtGTTAAAACTTGGAAGTGTGCGTGCGCGTCTGCCCTTTGTGTTCCTCGGGGCGGTTTAGCTACCCTTCGGGATGCTTGCGGCCTCTGGCTTCAGGCTCAGTGGCCGTTGACCGAGCGTCCCCTCCCCTCGCAAACCGCCGCCTTCCCCACCTACTCTACAGCACCAGTGGTCCACTCTGGGACCGTGCACCTCCACGCCTCTCCGAGTTCTCTCCGAATGTAAAATACGTAATTCCTAGCCATCTCCCTCACTCCTCCTTAGAGCAGCTCTATGCAAGCACCAAGTCCCTTCCACCCGGGGGCACGTCAAGGTCTACCCCCTTTATTTGCAGAGAATTAAGAAGTGGGTGATTAGGACTTCCTGGCCGATAGAAGCAGCTCTGATCCCAGCTCAGGCTGCATTTAGTGACTCCCAGACTCCCGGTAggaaacagaggaggaaaaaaagaaaaagaaagaaagaaagaaaagaaagaaagaaaaaaaaaacaccccaaacccaaaccaaaaacccaaacaaacaaacaagccaaaaacaaaacaaaacaaaaccccaaagttGCTCCTTATCGGTAGGAAACTTTCTCCTCCGTCAAGGCCTCTGTTAGGGGGCCGGGAAGGACCAGTGCTGCGTCCTTTGGCCAGGAATCCCGTCCTTGGGGAGAAGGCCCTGGCAGAATTCTCAGGACTCAAGTCACTCGGGGCGGTGGGGACCGGAGTGACAGGGTCGTGCGGGTGGGGGAAGCCTTATCTTTCGGGGACTTACACTTAGGCGAAGAGGAGCAGGCCCCGGTCTCCGAGCTTTCTGCAGGCAAAGCGgttcccaccccccctcccctgcagaaATAGCTCCCCACTTGGTCGACCATCCCCTCAACTCCCACAGAGACGAACACACACTCGCGCTCACAAACAGTACACGCTgggtcggggggaggggggttggttTACCCATAGATCGCGTCCTTGTCCCGCTTCAAGGCGTCGTTGACAGCGGATCCCATGCTGGCCGGCATGACATTGGGGTGCGGGGCGTGCGCGCCGTAGTGCTGCGTGGCGTGGAGCGGCGGCCCGTGGTTCAGGTGGTGAACCGGGGGGATCGGCCGCGGCGCGTGAGGGTCTCCGTACATGGACGCGGGCACCCCTACTCCGTCCATCCCGCCGTAGTGGGGCAGCTCATCGTACTGTCGGGCCCGGcgaggggagggggcgcgggaggCCGGGGACAGCCGGGCGGGCACGGGAAGAGAAGCCGGGAGAGAAGTGGGAAaggaatggggaggaggaggaggaggagggggggggggtgggaagagaaagaggaaaggaagggacagagagggagggagaaataaaaacaaagtcagaaaggagaaaagtacCGAGCACGAGTTGAACACACAGAAACCAAACCGGCCGAAACAACGAGTTGAAAGttgcggggggagggagggcgggccggaggggtgtgtgtgtgtgtctgggggggAAATGTTCTTAAATCGTAAAATGAAAAAGTGtttagaggagggagaggggagcagcGAGCAGCGAggccgggggcggagggggcgccGGGAGGTCCGGCCCGGGCGGGAGGCAGCAGAGCCGGGGCGAGCCGACCCAGGGGGACGCGGAGCTGGCGGAGGAGGAAGCCCCGGATCCCACCCCTAACCCCCCTCCGCCTCCTCCCGAGGATCCAATAAATCAAAACgcgaaatgaaacaaaataaagagaaggaaaacgcTGGTAACCAGGAGGAGGACGCCGAGGGCGAGGGATGGCTGGGGCCGGagcctccccgggggcagggagcggaggggagggggggaataACGTGAAAGTTACCAGAAACATTATTTAGCCGCCGATTCCCCGCGTCCTTGTCAATTTCAGAGACAAAACAAGCAGCCCAGGCTAGTCTAGGCTGCggcagcgcggcggcggcggctcctccgCAGCCCGTGCCCGCCCCGAGCCGCGGGagcagcggcggcagcggcgcagcagcagcggcggcggcggcaggaggACCGGGGGACTCGCGCTGCCGGGGTGAGAGCTGGAGCGAGGCGAAAGCGGGTAGCGACTGCACGCGCACACACCCGCCGCTCGCCCGCGctcgccgccc encodes:
- the LOC112919805 gene encoding uncharacterized protein isoform X2, with protein sequence MKQNKEKENAETKQAAQASLGCGSAAAAAPPQPVPAPSRGSSGGSGAAAAAAAAGGPGDSRCRALAAITEQRAAAAAAAAAAALQGEEAPGQAPLSRGFISRRTPRLNASSLFVAELFVDI